The Aureitalea marina genome includes a window with the following:
- a CDS encoding cell division protein ZapA, translating to MSNQLKIKLSVADRVYPLTINPDQEEGLRKAAKKIEAMIKRFEESYAVRDKQDVLAMCALQFAAQVEQKVIDSDNDQVDVEKRLQALNQYLTEELS from the coding sequence ATGTCAAATCAGCTGAAGATCAAGCTTTCCGTGGCGGATCGAGTTTATCCGCTTACCATCAACCCGGACCAGGAAGAAGGGTTAAGGAAGGCCGCCAAAAAGATAGAGGCTATGATCAAGCGGTTTGAAGAAAGCTATGCCGTAAGGGATAAGCAGGATGTTTTGGCCATGTGTGCCTTACAGTTTGCAGCCCAGGTAGAGCAAAAGGTCATCGATAGTGATAATGATCAGGTAGATGTGGAAAAGCGCCTACAAGCGCTGAACCAGTATCTAACTGAAGAGTTATCATAA
- the rny gene encoding ribonuclease Y: protein MDNIITIVIVGVVALIAGFLIAKMLEKNNASQVVRSAKKESNAILKEANTEAEAIKKDKILQAKERFIELKAEHEKVITARDKKIAEAEKRTRDKESKVSSELARNKKLNGNLEQKLSEYDNRMAILDKKKSEVEKLHRSQIEQLEVISSLSAEDAKAQLLESLKEEAKTDAMAFIQQSVEESKLTAQQEARKIVINTIQRIGTEEAIENCVSVFNLESDDVKGRIIGREGRNIRAIEAATGVEIIVDDTPEAIILSCFDSVRREIARLSMHKLVTDGRIHPARIEEVVRKTRKQIEEEIIEVGKRTVIDLGIHGLHPELIKAVGRMRYRSSYGQNLLHHSREVARLCGTMASELGLNAKLAKRAGLLHDIGKVPEKETETPHAILGMQWAEKYGEKPEVCNAIGAHHDEIEMNSLLSPIVQVCDAISGARPGARRQVLDSYIQRLKDLENIAFGFNGVNKAYAIQAGRELRVMVESEKVSDEKAAQLSFEISQKIQTDMTYPGQVKVTVIRETRAVNIAK from the coding sequence ATGGACAATATAATTACCATCGTAATAGTGGGAGTCGTAGCTCTGATCGCAGGCTTCCTCATCGCCAAGATGCTGGAAAAGAACAATGCATCACAGGTTGTTCGTTCTGCTAAGAAAGAATCCAATGCCATCTTAAAAGAGGCTAATACTGAGGCGGAAGCGATCAAAAAGGACAAGATCCTGCAGGCCAAGGAAAGGTTTATCGAACTAAAGGCTGAACATGAAAAGGTGATCACGGCCCGAGACAAGAAAATTGCAGAGGCGGAAAAACGCACCAGGGACAAAGAGTCCAAAGTGTCGAGCGAATTGGCACGGAACAAGAAATTAAATGGCAATCTCGAACAAAAGTTGTCGGAATATGATAACCGTATGGCTATCCTGGACAAGAAGAAGTCCGAGGTAGAGAAACTTCACCGTTCTCAGATCGAGCAATTAGAGGTTATCTCCAGTTTGTCTGCAGAAGACGCAAAAGCTCAATTATTGGAGAGCTTAAAAGAGGAGGCCAAGACAGACGCCATGGCGTTCATCCAGCAATCCGTGGAAGAATCCAAACTCACGGCTCAGCAAGAGGCCAGGAAGATCGTGATCAACACTATCCAGCGGATTGGAACAGAAGAAGCCATAGAGAACTGTGTCTCCGTGTTCAACCTGGAAAGTGATGATGTAAAAGGACGGATCATTGGACGAGAGGGACGAAATATTCGTGCGATCGAAGCGGCCACCGGAGTGGAGATCATCGTTGATGACACACCAGAAGCGATTATCCTGTCTTGTTTCGATTCAGTAAGAAGAGAGATTGCCCGTTTATCCATGCACAAATTGGTGACCGATGGACGAATTCACCCGGCCAGGATAGAAGAGGTCGTCAGAAAGACCCGCAAGCAGATCGAAGAGGAGATCATCGAGGTTGGTAAACGAACGGTCATTGACCTTGGTATCCACGGTCTTCATCCGGAACTCATCAAGGCGGTCGGACGGATGCGCTATCGTTCGTCATATGGCCAGAACCTGTTACACCACTCCCGTGAGGTGGCACGTCTTTGTGGTACCATGGCATCGGAATTAGGCCTGAACGCCAAACTGGCGAAACGGGCGGGTCTGTTGCACGATATTGGTAAGGTGCCGGAAAAAGAAACCGAAACACCCCATGCCATTTTAGGTATGCAGTGGGCCGAGAAATACGGTGAGAAACCGGAAGTCTGTAATGCCATTGGAGCTCACCACGATGAAATCGAAATGAACAGTCTTCTTTCGCCTATTGTCCAGGTGTGCGACGCCATAAGCGGAGCCAGACCAGGAGCCCGAAGACAGGTCTTAGACTCATATATTCAGCGGCTTAAAGATCTTGAAAACATCGCCTTTGGCTTTAATGGGGTGAATAAAGCCTATGCTATTCAGGCCGGGCGCGAATTACGCGTTATGGTAGAAAGTGAAAAGGTGAGCGACGAGAAGGCCGCTCAACTATCCTTCGAGATCTCCCAAAAGATCCAAACAGATATGACCTATCCGGGACAAGTGAAGGTCACGGTTATCCGAGAGACTCGAGCTGTCAACATTGCCAAGTAA